The region TCCGCTGAATTGCTCGCGTAAATGCCTGTCCATGCCCAAGTGATGAAAGAAGTAGTAGCCCTGGAAAATCCCGTGCTTCTCCACTATCCATAGATTTTCAGCGCTGACGAACGGTTTGAGAATGGCGGCGGCGATGTCTGCATGGTTGTAGGCGCCGAGCGTGTCGCCGATGTCATGGAGCAGGGCGCAGACCACGTATTCTTCATCTCGGCCATCGCGCCAGGCGCGGGTCGCCGTTTGCAGAGAGTGAGTTAACCGATCCACCGGGAAACCGCCAAAATCACCTGCCAGCAACGCCAGATGCGTGGCAATCCTTGTCGACAATTGCCGCGCATAGGCACTGAAATCTGAGGCGATAATCGCCCAGTCTTCCTCGGTGCCGTCCTGCATGTGGGTGAAATGGGCAGTGGCTTTCATCGGCTATCCTCTTGTTCTTGGCTGACGGGATATTTTCAGTGTAGGACTTGGATCCATTCGCGCACTGGCTGCGCAGGACGTATCGCTGGCCTGTGAAGCCTAGAACGGTACGCGGCCCAGGATCATGTCGCGGTACATCGTGAAGTCGCCCAGCAGACTGTAAAGCGGGTGCTGAAAGGTTGCCGGCCGATTTTTCTCGAAGAAAAAATGCCCGACCCAGGCAAAGCTGTAGCCGGCCAAGGGCAGGGCCCACAGCATCTGCCATGCGCCTTTGCCGAGGGTCAGCGCCAGAATAAAAATGACCAGCGAGGTCCCGACAAAGTGCAGCCGTCGGCAGGTACTGTTGCTGTGTTCGCTGAGGTAGTACGGATAGAACTCAGTGAAGCTGTTGAAACGCTTAAGGTTTTCCACGACTGCGATCTCTGTGGTTATTGTTCTGACGGCAAGTTGCTCTATGGGTAGCGTATTTGAGTCTAGAGTGATCATTGGCATCAGCCAGTGACAATAGGCGCCACTTTAGTATCCTTCGAAAACTGGCCGTAATAAGCGGCTCATCACGTAAGTAAACGCCATGAGCGAACGAACGACTTCTGCAAGTTGGGCGATGGGGATTGTTAAAGCGCTGGAGATGGACGGGCTGGATTGCCGTGTATTGTTCAAACAACTGGGGCTCGACTATGCGGCCCTGGATGATCCGGATGCGCGCTTCCCGCAAGACTCGATGACACGGCTCTGGCAGCGGGCGGTTGAGCTGTCCGGCAATCCGGCAATCGGTCTGAACATGGCCAAGGTGGTACGCCCGGCCTCTTTTCATGTGGCCGGTTACGCGTTGATGTCCAGTCAGACCCTGGCCGAAGGCTTTCAACGATTGGTACGGTATCAGCGGATCATCGCTGAAAGCGCCGACCTGAGTTTTCGCCTGCTCGACGAAGGCTATGCGCTGATTCTGACGGTCCATGGCGACCACCTGCCTCCCACCCGGCAAAGTGCTGAAGCGTCTCTGGCCTGCGCCCTTGCGCTGTGTGGCTGGTTGACCGGACGCACCTTGCAACCGCGCAAGGTACTGGTGCAGGGTGCTGAACCCGCCGATCTCGGGCCCTATAAACAAGCCTTCCATGCGCCGTTGATGTTCAACGCCCCCTACGATGCGCTGATCTTCGAACGGGCTGACATGGAGGCGCCGCTGCCCACGGCCAACGAAGCCATGGCGGCGTTGCATGACCGGTTTGCCGGAGAATACTTGGCGCGCTTCTCTGAGAGCCGAGTGACGCACAAGGCGCGGCAGGTATTATGCCGTTTGCTGCCCCAGGGTGAGCCCAAGCGCGACACGGTGGCGCAGACCCTGCACCTGTCGCAACGCACGTTGCAGCGCCGCTTGCAGGAGGAAGGCACCAGTTTTCAGGCGCTGCTGGACGACACCCGGCGCGAATTGGCCGAACAGTATCTCGCACAGCCAAGCATGACGTTGCTGGAAATTGCCTACCTGCTGGGGTTTGCTGATCCGAGCAACTTCTTCCGCGCTTTCCGGCGTTGGTTTGACATCACCCCCGGCGAGTACCGGACGCGGCTGCTGGCCGCGCCCAACCGGATCAATGACGCCAGAACGCAGGAATACACAGCACAAACACCGTAATGATCTCCAGACGGCCCAGCAACATGCCGAACGAGAGAATCCACTTGGCGGCGTCCGGCAGGGTGGAGAAATTGCCCGCCGGGCCAATGGTCTCGCCCAGTCCTGGGCCGACACCCGACACCGTGCTGGCGGCACCGGTCAGCGCGGTCATCCAGTCCAGGCCCAGCAGCGACAACATCAGCGCAATCGCGCAGATGGTGATAGCGAAAAAGAACGAGAAGGTCAGTATCGAGCGCACGATTTCTTCGTCGAGGCGGTGGCCGTTGTACTTCTGTTTGATCACCGCGCGCGGGTGAATTAACTGGTTAAGGTTGGCCTTGAGCAGAATGTAGGCGACCTGAAAGCGGAAAATCTTGATTCCGCCAGCGGTCGAGCCAGAACAGCCGCCAATAAAACCCAGATAGAAGAACAGCATCAGCGAGAAATTGCCCCACATGCTGTAGTCCCCAAGCGCAAACCCAGTGGTGGTCACCACCGAAGTCACGTTCAGTGCCACATGCCGCAGCGCGTCCAGCCATGGCAAGTTGGTGGTCCACCAGTACCAAGTGCCGAGCACCACCCACGTCACCAGCAACAGGCCAAGCAGGCCTTGAACCTGCTGATCCTTGATCAGGGCTCGACGGTTACCGCGCAGGGTCGCCACATACAGTGTGAAGGGCAGGCTGCCGAGGATCATCACGACGACGGCTACCCAATGCACAGCCGGTTGTTTCCAATGGGCCAGGGACTCGTCGGAGGTGGAGAAACCACCGGTGGAAATCGCCGACATCGCATGATTGATCGCATCGAACAGG is a window of Pseudomonas sp. DC1.2 DNA encoding:
- a CDS encoding DUF962 domain-containing protein, encoding MENLKRFNSFTEFYPYYLSEHSNSTCRRLHFVGTSLVIFILALTLGKGAWQMLWALPLAGYSFAWVGHFFFEKNRPATFQHPLYSLLGDFTMYRDMILGRVPF
- a CDS encoding AraC family transcriptional regulator, which translates into the protein MSERTTSASWAMGIVKALEMDGLDCRVLFKQLGLDYAALDDPDARFPQDSMTRLWQRAVELSGNPAIGLNMAKVVRPASFHVAGYALMSSQTLAEGFQRLVRYQRIIAESADLSFRLLDEGYALILTVHGDHLPPTRQSAEASLACALALCGWLTGRTLQPRKVLVQGAEPADLGPYKQAFHAPLMFNAPYDALIFERADMEAPLPTANEAMAALHDRFAGEYLARFSESRVTHKARQVLCRLLPQGEPKRDTVAQTLHLSQRTLQRRLQEEGTSFQALLDDTRRELAEQYLAQPSMTLLEIAYLLGFADPSNFFRAFRRWFDITPGEYRTRLLAAPNRINDARTQEYTAQTP
- a CDS encoding HD domain-containing protein; the encoded protein is MKATAHFTHMQDGTEEDWAIIASDFSAYARQLSTRIATHLALLAGDFGGFPVDRLTHSLQTATRAWRDGRDEEYVVCALLHDIGDTLGAYNHADIAAAILKPFVSAENLWIVEKHGIFQGYYFFHHLGMDRHLREQFSGHAQYQATIDFCANYDAAAFDPAYEHLPLSFFEPMMERLFAQPKRSIYKVAVAQHAPA
- a CDS encoding TrkH family potassium uptake protein, with amino-acid sequence MALPTLRIIGFIIGIFLITLAIAMFVPMATLVIFDRTSDLPSFIWASMITFVAGLALVIPGRPEHIHLRPRDMYLLTVSSWLVVCIFAALPFLLTQHISYTDSFFESMSGITATGSTVLSGLDSMSPGILIWRSLLHWLGGIGFIGMAVAILPLLRIGGMRLFQTESSDRSEKVMPRSHMVARLIVAAYVGITIVGSLAFWWAGMNLFDAINHAMSAISTGGFSTSDESLAHWKQPAVHWVAVVVMILGSLPFTLYVATLRGNRRALIKDQQVQGLLGLLLVTWVVLGTWYWWTTNLPWLDALRHVALNVTSVVTTTGFALGDYSMWGNFSLMLFFYLGFIGGCSGSTAGGIKIFRFQVAYILLKANLNQLIHPRAVIKQKYNGHRLDEEIVRSILTFSFFFAITICAIALMLSLLGLDWMTALTGAASTVSGVGPGLGETIGPAGNFSTLPDAAKWILSFGMLLGRLEIITVFVLCIPAFWRH